Proteins co-encoded in one Sporosarcina sp. FSL K6-1522 genomic window:
- a CDS encoding CrcB family protein: MRKVIWIGVAGMAGAIVRVGIGQLVHSESGFPIATLLVNIVGTFLLCFIVTGACRKLYANKQLQDAVTTGFLGSFTTFSALSMESVLLMENGQFMLAALYMLSSVIGGLAAGAFGFYLGRKQVQR, encoded by the coding sequence ATGAGGAAGGTCATCTGGATTGGTGTAGCTGGCATGGCGGGGGCAATAGTACGGGTAGGCATTGGACAATTGGTTCATAGCGAATCAGGATTTCCGATTGCGACATTGCTAGTCAATATTGTCGGGACATTTTTATTATGTTTCATCGTTACAGGTGCTTGTCGTAAGCTATATGCGAATAAGCAACTACAGGATGCTGTCACGACAGGCTTTCTCGGTTCATTTACAACATTTTCTGCATTGAGCATGGAGTCGGTTTTGTTGATGGAAAATGGGCAGTTTATGCTAGCCGCACTGTATATGCTTAGTAGTGTTATCGGTGGACTTGCTGCTGGGGCATTTGGGTTTTATCTTGGCAGGAAGCAGGTGCAACGATGA
- a CDS encoding CrcB family protein → MTFWDIVMVGMGGFVGAVIRYGLSTKLNQQRKIPRGTLLVNLAGALLIGVVFGLDLSRALTFLLASGLAGALTTFSTLTKELLELWQDGEKKRAVGYFLLTYVGGIGLVVVGYWVGVGVVHSL, encoded by the coding sequence ATGACGTTTTGGGATATAGTGATGGTCGGAATGGGTGGCTTTGTAGGAGCCGTGATTCGGTATGGGTTGTCGACAAAGCTGAATCAACAGCGCAAAATACCAAGAGGCACGTTGCTTGTCAATTTAGCGGGTGCGTTGCTCATTGGTGTTGTGTTTGGGTTGGACTTATCACGCGCGCTAACATTCCTTTTAGCATCGGGTCTTGCGGGTGCATTGACGACATTTTCGACATTGACGAAAGAGTTGCTAGAGTTGTGGCAAGATGGTGAGAAAAAGCGTGCTGTGGGGTATTTTTTATTGACGTATGTGGGTGGGATCGGGCTTGTCGTGGTTGGGTATTGGGTTGGTGTAGGTGTAGTTCATTCATTATGA